Proteins encoded in a region of the Inquilinus sp. KBS0705 genome:
- a CDS encoding AI-2E family transporter — MKIKDQPFYIQSTAILFGLVLLVYTLSQLADILIPLAFAAFIAVLLNPLCNRLQKYGIKPALSIAIAMLVAIIAVAGVFYFLSTQIIQFGDSLPMLKQKFGEITITLKQWVQQTFGIAIAKQDQMIKEGLSNSQALVGKTLNGVLGTLAIVFLLPVYIFFMLLYKTLILNFLYESFAEENSNKVSEVLRETKSAIQSYIVGLLIEMMIVAAMNSAALILLGVKYGLLIGCIGAILNLIPYLGGIIAIALPVLMATVTKDGYSTQLGVIVAYIVIQFIDNNILVPRIVSSKVQINALMSIIVVLLGNQLWGIPGMFLSIPFVAVLKIIFDRIDGLKPWGKLLGDNIPTRHKGAMWGSRARKKAVLPAEKS; from the coding sequence ATAAAAATTAAAGATCAGCCTTTTTATATACAAAGCACTGCCATATTATTTGGTTTGGTGCTGTTGGTTTATACCCTATCGCAACTGGCTGATATTTTAATACCGCTTGCCTTTGCTGCATTTATAGCTGTTTTGCTAAACCCGCTTTGCAACAGGCTGCAAAAGTATGGCATTAAGCCTGCCCTCTCAATAGCCATAGCCATGCTTGTGGCCATTATTGCCGTTGCAGGGGTTTTCTACTTCCTGTCTACACAAATCATACAGTTTGGCGATTCGTTGCCTATGCTAAAGCAAAAGTTTGGCGAAATTACCATCACCCTAAAGCAATGGGTACAACAAACCTTTGGTATAGCCATTGCCAAGCAAGACCAAATGATAAAAGAGGGCTTAAGCAACAGCCAGGCATTGGTGGGCAAAACGCTCAACGGTGTTTTAGGTACGCTGGCCATTGTGTTTTTACTGCCGGTGTACATATTTTTTATGCTGCTGTACAAAACGCTTATACTGAATTTTTTATACGAAAGCTTTGCCGAAGAAAACTCGAACAAGGTAAGCGAGGTTTTAAGGGAGACCAAATCGGCCATACAAAGCTATATTGTTGGTTTATTGATAGAAATGATGATAGTAGCTGCTATGAACTCGGCAGCGTTAATACTGCTTGGCGTAAAGTATGGTTTGCTGATAGGTTGTATAGGGGCTATACTTAACCTTATCCCATACCTTGGTGGTATAATTGCCATTGCCTTGCCTGTGCTTATGGCTACGGTTACCAAGGATGGCTACTCGACCCAGTTAGGCGTGATTGTAGCTTATATAGTGATACAGTTTATTGATAATAACATATTGGTACCGCGTATTGTATCGTCAAAAGTACAGATCAACGCGCTAATGTCTATCATAGTAGTGTTGCTTGGCAACCAGCTTTGGGGCATACCGGGTATGTTTTTATCTATCCCCTTTGTAGCGGTGCTTAAAATAATTTTCGACCGTATTGACGGCCTAAAACCATGGGGCAAGCTATTGGGCGATAATATACCCACCCGCCACAAAGGTGCCATGTGGGGCAGCAGGGCGCGTAAAAAGGCGGTGCTACCGGCAGAGAAGTCTTAA
- the radC gene encoding DNA repair protein RadC, translated as MENYDNKIGIKSWAEEDRPREKLSGQGRRALTDAELIAILIGSGSRNESAVELSKRILHHYENDLNKLGKASISELCKFKGIGEAKAISIIAALEIGRRRGDTEIKILDEVKSSRDAYNIMRRQFIDLNHEEFWIMLIGRSSKVLAKELVSKGGLSGTVADPRIIFHMAIQHQASGIIMIHNHPSGNLKPSREDLLLTKKIADAGRMLDINVLDHLIITDSGYYSFGDEGVL; from the coding sequence TTGGAAAATTACGATAATAAGATCGGTATAAAATCGTGGGCCGAAGAGGACCGCCCCCGCGAAAAACTAAGTGGCCAAGGCCGCCGTGCCCTAACCGATGCCGAACTTATTGCTATATTAATTGGCAGCGGCAGCCGTAATGAAAGTGCTGTTGAGCTAAGCAAACGCATCCTTCACCATTACGAGAACGACCTGAACAAACTGGGCAAGGCATCCATCAGCGAGCTATGCAAGTTTAAGGGTATAGGCGAAGCCAAAGCAATATCTATAATAGCCGCGCTTGAGATTGGCAGAAGAAGAGGCGACACCGAAATAAAAATATTAGACGAAGTAAAAAGCAGCCGCGATGCCTACAACATTATGCGCCGCCAGTTTATAGACCTTAACCATGAGGAGTTTTGGATTATGCTGATAGGCCGTTCATCAAAGGTGCTGGCTAAAGAGCTGGTAAGTAAAGGTGGCTTAAGTGGCACCGTTGCCGACCCGCGTATCATTTTCCACATGGCTATACAGCACCAGGCAAGCGGAATTATTATGATACACAACCACCCATCGGGTAATTTAAAGCCCAGCCGCGAGGACCTTTTACTTACCAAAAAAATAGCCGACGCAGGCCGTATGCTGGATATTAATGTATTAGACCACCTGATTATAACCGATAGCGGCTATTATAGCTTTGGTGATGAAGGAGTGCTTTGA
- a CDS encoding 30S ribosomal protein S20, translated as MANHKSSLKRIRSNAAKRLRNRYQAKTTRNAIKKLRGTTTKADATPLLSKVISMLDRLAKKNVIHKNKASNNKSKLTKFVNALS; from the coding sequence ATGGCAAATCATAAATCATCCCTAAAAAGAATCAGATCAAACGCTGCGAAGCGTCTGCGTAACAGGTATCAGGCAAAAACCACCAGAAACGCTATCAAAAAATTAAGAGGTACAACAACTAAGGCTGATGCAACCCCTTTATTGTCTAAAGTGATTTCGATGTTAGACCGTTTGGCTAAAAAGAATGTTATTCACAAAAACAAAGCTTCTAACAACAAATCAAAGCTTACCAAATTTGTAAATGCTTTAAGCTAA
- a CDS encoding Gfo/Idh/MocA family oxidoreductase, protein MDRREFITSGTILAAGISILPSGVVFGKNMDKIRMGYIGVGLRGRDHIGEGLLRDDVEIVAICDVAEQSLNECRKQFVKAGKKLPAEYTGGLDAYKKLIERKDIDAVLIATPWQFHKDQAVHAMQAGKYVGCEVIAGLSVEDHWEIVKTSEKTGMPYMTLENVCYRRDVMAVLNMQRQGLFGEMIHLEGGYQHNLREVLFNDGKEYYGHGVEFGPKAISEARWRTQFNVDVNADIYPTHGVGPLMHYADINYGNRFTNLVSFSSKARGLAAYVEEKAPGNPNAKINYKNGDVITTMINCANGETVLLSHDTHLPRPYSLGFRVQGTKGLWMDVNRSVYIEGKSKRNDIWDPAQEWFDKYDHPLWKKYASTAEGAGHGGMDWFVFNAFVESVKRKVQTPIDVYDSVTMSVILPLSEKSIADGNTPQQFPDFTKGKWKDRKNTFALNDDY, encoded by the coding sequence ATGGATCGCAGGGAATTTATAACATCAGGCACTATACTGGCCGCCGGTATCAGCATATTGCCTTCGGGCGTAGTGTTTGGTAAAAATATGGATAAGATACGCATGGGCTACATAGGCGTTGGCCTGCGCGGTCGCGACCATATTGGCGAAGGCCTGCTGCGCGATGATGTAGAAATTGTAGCCATTTGCGATGTTGCCGAGCAAAGCTTAAACGAATGCCGCAAGCAATTTGTTAAAGCAGGCAAAAAACTACCTGCCGAATACACCGGCGGCTTAGATGCTTACAAGAAGCTTATAGAGCGTAAAGATATTGATGCGGTATTAATAGCCACTCCATGGCAGTTTCATAAAGACCAGGCTGTACACGCCATGCAGGCCGGTAAATATGTGGGCTGCGAGGTTATAGCCGGCTTAAGTGTAGAGGACCACTGGGAAATTGTAAAAACATCCGAGAAAACCGGTATGCCTTATATGACGCTTGAAAACGTTTGCTACCGCCGTGATGTAATGGCCGTGCTGAACATGCAGCGCCAGGGGCTTTTTGGCGAGATGATACACCTGGAAGGCGGCTACCAGCACAACCTGCGCGAGGTGTTGTTTAACGATGGCAAAGAGTATTATGGCCACGGTGTAGAGTTTGGGCCGAAGGCCATTAGCGAGGCCAGGTGGCGCACCCAGTTTAATGTGGATGTGAACGCCGATATATACCCTACCCATGGCGTTGGCCCGTTGATGCATTATGCGGATATTAACTATGGCAACCGGTTTACCAATTTGGTGTCGTTCTCATCAAAGGCACGCGGTTTGGCGGCATATGTAGAAGAAAAGGCCCCGGGTAACCCCAACGCTAAGATCAACTACAAAAACGGCGATGTGATTACCACCATGATCAACTGTGCAAACGGCGAAACGGTGCTGTTATCGCACGATACGCACCTGCCAAGGCCATACTCGTTAGGCTTTAGGGTACAAGGCACCAAAGGGCTGTGGATGGATGTGAACCGCTCGGTGTATATCGAAGGAAAATCGAAACGTAACGATATTTGGGACCCCGCCCAGGAGTGGTTTGATAAATACGACCACCCGCTATGGAAAAAGTACGCTTCTACCGCCGAAGGCGCGGGCCATGGTGGTATGGACTGGTTTGTATTTAACGCTTTTGTAGAGTCGGTTAAGCGCAAGGTGCAAACGCCAATTGACGTATACGATTCGGTAACCATGAGTGTGATACTGCCATTGTCAGAAAAATCGATAGCCGATGGAAACACTCCTCAGCAGTTCCCCGATTTTACAAAAGGTAAGTGGAAGGACAGGAAAAATACCTTTGCTTTAAACGACGATTATTAG
- a CDS encoding S1/P1 Nuclease yields MKRALLTCITGIVIITLCSSWGFFAHYRIHRLAVFTLPKGMAGFYRANIDFITEHAVSADKKRYVDSLEAPHHFFDADHYGKQPFKNMPQRWIDAAAKYSTDTLNKYGTVPWAIQSNYYWLVKAFKAHDTTAILITSANLGHYISDAYTPLHLTSNYDGQLTNQTGIHSLWESRLPELFANSYNYYIGKAKYVQSPLNEAFKICRGSYKAADTVLKIERLLNRSFPADKKYVMEQRGDRKAKVYSVAYSRAYHKILKGMVQRRMRASILSVGSFWFSAWVDAGQPDLGKLIKTPLTKKQSRKINEEEALYKAGKVLVLK; encoded by the coding sequence ATGAAGCGCGCCCTGCTCACCTGTATCACCGGTATTGTTATCATCACCCTTTGCTCGTCGTGGGGTTTTTTCGCGCATTACCGCATACACAGGCTGGCGGTTTTTACGTTGCCTAAGGGAATGGCGGGTTTTTACAGGGCCAATATCGATTTTATTACCGAACACGCCGTTAGCGCCGATAAAAAGCGCTATGTAGATTCGCTGGAGGCACCACACCATTTTTTTGATGCCGACCATTATGGCAAACAGCCTTTTAAAAATATGCCGCAACGCTGGATAGACGCGGCAGCCAAATACTCGACGGACACGCTGAACAAGTATGGCACCGTGCCCTGGGCCATACAAAGCAACTATTACTGGCTGGTTAAAGCTTTTAAAGCGCATGATACCACAGCCATCCTTATTACATCGGCTAATTTAGGGCACTATATATCCGATGCTTACACGCCTTTGCACCTCACCAGCAATTACGACGGGCAACTGACCAACCAAACAGGCATCCACAGCCTATGGGAGAGCCGCCTGCCCGAGTTGTTTGCTAACAGCTACAACTATTACATTGGCAAGGCAAAGTACGTGCAGAGCCCCTTAAACGAGGCCTTCAAGATATGCAGAGGTAGTTACAAAGCGGCGGATACAGTTTTAAAAATAGAGCGGTTGCTTAACCGCAGTTTCCCGGCTGATAAAAAATATGTGATGGAGCAGCGCGGCGACCGGAAGGCAAAGGTATACTCAGTAGCTTATAGCCGTGCTTACCACAAAATACTTAAGGGAATGGTACAGCGGCGCATGAGGGCATCTATACTAAGCGTTGGCAGCTTTTGGTTTTCCGCATGGGTAGATGCGGGGCAGCCCGATTTAGGTAAGCTGATCAAAACACCTTTGACCAAAAAGCAAAGTCGAAAGATAAATGAGGAAGAGGCTTTGTATAAGGCGGGAAAAGTGTTAGTTTTAAAATAA
- a CDS encoding DedA family protein, which yields MELLHSLIDFILHIDKHLSDIIRDYQGWTYLILFFIIFAETGFVVTPFLPGDSLLFAAGALIAGGNTGLDINLLCVILIVSAFAGNTVNYLLGNYLGAKVFKEENKILKLSYYLQTKAFFDKHGGKAVIFSRFVPIIRTIAPFVAGVGRMPFARYSLYNIVGGLLWIVLFLYGGYLFGNVPFFKNNFSLVAIIIILLSLLPPIVAYIKSKMGKKQSA from the coding sequence TTGGAACTACTACACAGCCTTATCGACTTTATTTTACATATTGATAAACATCTGTCTGATATCATCCGCGATTACCAGGGATGGACGTATCTTATACTGTTCTTTATCATTTTTGCCGAAACCGGCTTTGTAGTAACCCCCTTTTTACCCGGCGACTCGTTATTATTTGCAGCAGGTGCGCTTATAGCCGGCGGCAATACCGGGTTAGATATTAACCTGCTTTGCGTGATATTGATCGTGTCGGCTTTTGCCGGCAATACGGTAAATTACCTGTTAGGCAATTACCTGGGAGCAAAGGTTTTTAAAGAAGAAAATAAAATACTTAAGCTAAGCTATTACCTGCAAACCAAGGCTTTTTTTGATAAGCATGGCGGCAAGGCAGTAATATTCAGCCGTTTTGTGCCTATTATACGCACCATAGCGCCATTTGTGGCCGGTGTTGGCCGTATGCCCTTTGCCCGTTATAGCCTGTACAATATTGTGGGTGGTTTGTTATGGATAGTGCTGTTTTTATATGGCGGTTACCTGTTTGGTAATGTGCCGTTCTTTAAAAATAACTTCTCGCTGGTAGCCATTATTATTATACTGCTATCGCTATTGCCGCCAATAGTGGCTTATATAAAAAGTAAGATGGGTAAAAAACAATCGGCTTAA
- a CDS encoding DUF4397 domain-containing protein produces MTNKSKSSVLLYLCLFIIGVMVIPMASSCGKSDITTSTNSNAQLQILNLSPDLQAFNLYALYSKFNTNQYTYPVPSGYFSVPVIDTPFQIRPVPTSTTISLTNIQTLSQQLQPHVRYSWFITGLKADSSITTILTVDTGSIPAVGRGKIRFVNASPNSTGLNLTANDTLAFSKVTYKKVTDYREVTAGDYTLKFSKSSAPTTVLKSLDVTILDGKLYTVFSYGLVNRADTAAFGGGILLNTVPETTTQ; encoded by the coding sequence ATGACCAATAAAAGTAAAAGCAGTGTATTACTGTATTTGTGCCTGTTTATAATAGGGGTAATGGTTATCCCTATGGCGAGCTCTTGTGGTAAAAGCGATATTACCACCTCAACAAACTCAAACGCGCAGTTACAAATATTAAACCTTAGTCCCGATTTGCAGGCTTTTAATTTATATGCCCTTTATTCAAAATTTAACACCAACCAATATACCTACCCGGTGCCCTCAGGGTATTTTTCGGTACCGGTTATTGATACCCCTTTTCAAATAAGGCCGGTGCCAACAAGCACAACAATAAGCTTAACTAACATACAAACCCTTAGCCAGCAGTTGCAGCCGCATGTTAGGTACTCGTGGTTTATAACCGGGTTAAAGGCCGATAGCTCTATTACAACAATTTTAACGGTTGATACCGGCAGCATACCTGCAGTAGGCCGCGGAAAGATTAGGTTTGTAAACGCGTCGCCAAACTCAACCGGGTTAAATTTAACCGCAAATGATACCCTGGCATTTAGCAAGGTAACTTACAAAAAAGTAACCGACTACAGAGAGGTTACCGCCGGCGATTATACGCTTAAATTCAGTAAAAGCTCGGCACCCACCACGGTACTAAAAAGCCTTGATGTAACCATATTGGATGGCAAATTGTATACTGTATTTAGTTACGGACTGGTGAACCGTGCTGATACCGCTGCTTTTGGCGGTGGTATATTGTTAAATACCGTACCCGAAACTACTACGCAATAG
- a CDS encoding DUF4397 domain-containing protein produces the protein MNSKLPVIIVLVLALGFAACKKNDDVPADDNGLVTDLNVVNATADTLNFYINGTRINNTSSLYPQGASGYIGVPYGQQNYQFRRIGSPIVLFTKALTLDTLQSYTLFLAGTTDENTLLTIDTIKSNDKTARVRFVNTTPDIGALDVTVGDTVKFKARAFKTATVFLNVNAGTKRVRIYKAGTATLLSDETRILDVGGVYTLFTKGRTGGSGDAKFGTGLNVNK, from the coding sequence ATGAATAGTAAATTACCTGTTATAATTGTTTTGGTACTGGCGCTGGGTTTTGCCGCCTGCAAAAAAAACGACGACGTGCCTGCTGATGACAACGGGTTGGTAACCGACCTGAATGTGGTAAACGCTACTGCCGACACACTTAATTTTTATATAAACGGTACACGTATAAACAATACATCAAGCCTTTACCCGCAAGGTGCAAGCGGCTATATAGGGGTACCCTATGGCCAGCAAAATTACCAGTTTAGGCGCATAGGCAGCCCTATTGTTTTGTTTACTAAAGCATTAACACTTGATACCTTACAAAGCTACACGTTGTTTTTAGCCGGCACTACCGATGAAAACACCTTATTAACTATAGATACAATAAAAAGTAACGACAAAACAGCAAGGGTGAGGTTTGTAAACACCACACCCGATATTGGCGCTTTAGATGTTACCGTAGGCGACACTGTAAAATTTAAAGCCAGGGCATTTAAAACCGCCACTGTATTTTTAAATGTAAACGCGGGTACAAAACGTGTACGCATATACAAGGCCGGTACGGCTACCTTACTAAGCGACGAAACAAGGATACTTGATGTAGGCGGCGTGTATACCCTATTTACAAAAGGGCGCACCGGCGGCAGCGGCGATGCAAAATTTGGTACGGGCTTAAACGTTAACAAATAA
- the dnaN gene encoding DNA polymerase III subunit beta produces the protein MRFIVSTSTLLKQLQSVSGALSNSTVLPILENFLFEIKDGNLTISATDLQTSMTTSLTVEAKENGRIAIPSRILLDTLKSLPEQPVAFSVDDKTFAIEISAGDGKYKLSGENGEDFPKIPVVENASSVNLPASVLGEAINKTIFAVSNDELRPAMTGVYCQLSSQHLTFVATDAHKLVRYRRLDAKADSTTSFILPKKALTLLKSALPADDVNVSVEYNSTSAFFKFGNINLVCRLIDERYPDYEAVIPKENPNKLSIDRLAFLGSLNRVAIYANKTTHQVRLKINGSELNISSEDIDFANEAHERLSCQYEGDDMEIGFNARFLIEMLKNLSCEEVSLEMSTPNRAGLLLPQGGDENEDVLMLVMPVMLNSYA, from the coding sequence ATGAGATTTATTGTTTCCACATCAACATTACTCAAGCAATTACAGTCTGTAAGCGGCGCTTTAAGTAACAGCACCGTATTACCCATACTGGAAAACTTTTTGTTCGAGATAAAGGACGGGAACTTAACCATTTCGGCAACCGACCTGCAAACCAGCATGACCACCTCGCTTACTGTTGAGGCTAAAGAGAATGGCCGTATTGCTATACCATCGCGCATATTGCTTGATACCTTAAAATCGTTACCGGAGCAACCGGTGGCGTTTTCTGTAGATGATAAAACCTTTGCTATTGAAATAAGCGCCGGCGACGGTAAATATAAACTGAGCGGCGAGAATGGTGAGGATTTCCCGAAGATACCGGTTGTTGAGAATGCATCGTCAGTAAACCTGCCGGCATCTGTATTGGGCGAGGCTATTAATAAAACCATATTTGCGGTAAGTAACGATGAGTTACGCCCCGCCATGACAGGAGTTTACTGCCAGTTAAGCAGCCAGCACTTAACCTTTGTAGCTACCGATGCCCACAAGCTGGTACGTTACCGCCGTTTAGATGCCAAAGCCGATAGCACTACATCGTTCATATTACCTAAAAAGGCGTTAACCCTGCTAAAATCTGCCTTACCCGCCGATGATGTAAACGTATCGGTAGAGTATAACAGCACCAGCGCGTTTTTTAAGTTTGGCAACATTAACCTGGTATGCCGCTTAATTGATGAGCGCTACCCCGATTATGAAGCGGTTATCCCTAAAGAAAACCCTAACAAGTTAAGTATAGACCGTTTGGCGTTTTTAGGATCGCTTAACCGCGTGGCTATTTATGCTAATAAAACTACCCACCAGGTTAGGTTAAAAATAAACGGCAGCGAACTGAATATATCATCAGAAGATATTGATTTTGCCAACGAAGCGCACGAGCGCTTAAGCTGCCAGTACGAAGGCGATGATATGGAAATTGGCTTTAACGCCCGTTTCCTGATAGAAATGCTGAAAAATTTAAGCTGCGAAGAAGTATCGTTAGAAATGTCGACCCCTAACCGTGCCGGTTTATTACTGCCACAAGGCGGCGACGAGAATGAAGATGTACTAATGCTGGTTATGCCGGTTATGCTTAACAGCTACGCATAG
- the gldG gene encoding gliding motility-associated ABC transporter substrate-binding protein GldG, translating into MFSILKKEITSYLSSLVAYVTIGVFLLVLGLFLWVFPDTSILAYGYAGLDSLFSTAPYLFMFLVPAITMRSIAEERREGTFELLLTRPLTDIQIVLGKYFAGVLVVLFALVPTLVYYFSVYTLGTPQGNIDTGAVIGSYIGLFLLGAAFTAIGLFASSVTKNQVIAFTIAVFLCFFFYSGFDSLNSILSLQDLGISSLGITQRYESVSRGVLDTRDLAYFLILCTLFLWLTLFVLHRQLKKKFINTVFLSVLCLMIFFGVFSNWAFTRFDFTKEKRFTISPISRNVMDSLLQPIKVTVYLQGDNFPGGMKRLQTSVRDMLTDLQAYSHRKLQFEFTDPLKGLSQDEQKKAFEDLQAQGIEAQSLSVKTDDGVSQKVIFPFALVTYGEKSIPVKLLESQSNMNLSPDAVLNNSIQNLEYAFTSTIKKITSGGKQRVGFTEGHKELTDLQLNDAMRSLADGYLVGRVDLNTIPPDSLNKISLLVVAKPSAAFTELEKFKIDQYIMRGGRVLWAIDQVNAELDSLKGHGGEQLAFNKELNLDDQLFSYGVRINYDLIADMNCSQIPVTTGNAGGQAQIQMLPWLFNPVYLPLSKHPIVKNLDGITSQFASSIDLLDTKNVEKTILLTSSPYNKKISTPHMLSLQALQDEPNPKDFQSAPKITGVLLEGNFRSDFRNRPVPEGLSGQTTIIPESKATKMIVLSDGDILKNQIGSDGSPFPLGYDRYTQQSYGNKNLLLNIADYMTDDSGLISLRSKEIQIRLLNRARIRNEKLYWQLVNNIVPIAMVLIFAIFQHYIRKRKYAH; encoded by the coding sequence ATGTTCAGCATCCTCAAAAAAGAAATAACCTCGTACCTCAGTTCGCTGGTAGCGTATGTTACCATTGGCGTTTTTTTGCTGGTGCTGGGTTTGTTTTTGTGGGTATTCCCCGATACCAGCATACTGGCCTATGGCTATGCCGGGTTGGATAGCTTGTTTAGCACTGCCCCTTATTTGTTTATGTTTTTGGTACCGGCCATTACCATGCGCTCTATTGCCGAAGAGCGCCGCGAGGGTACTTTCGAGCTGCTGCTCACTCGCCCCTTAACCGATATTCAGATAGTATTAGGTAAATACTTTGCAGGCGTGTTGGTAGTGCTGTTTGCGTTAGTGCCTACACTTGTTTATTATTTTAGCGTTTACACGTTAGGCACACCACAGGGTAATATCGATACCGGCGCGGTAATAGGCTCATACATCGGTTTGTTTTTATTAGGGGCGGCCTTTACAGCTATAGGGCTTTTTGCATCTTCGGTAACTAAAAACCAGGTGATTGCCTTTACTATCGCCGTTTTCCTTTGCTTCTTTTTTTATAGCGGGTTCGATTCGCTTAATTCTATATTATCACTGCAAGATTTGGGCATCAGCAGCCTTGGTATTACCCAACGTTACGAGTCGGTTAGCCGCGGGGTGTTAGATACCCGCGATTTGGCTTACTTCCTTATCCTGTGTACCCTGTTTTTGTGGTTAACGCTGTTTGTGCTACATCGCCAGCTTAAAAAGAAGTTTATTAACACCGTTTTTCTGTCGGTTTTATGTTTGATGATATTTTTTGGGGTGTTTTCTAACTGGGCCTTTACCCGTTTTGATTTTACAAAAGAGAAACGTTTTACCATATCGCCAATAAGCCGCAATGTAATGGATAGCCTGCTGCAACCCATAAAGGTTACCGTTTATTTACAAGGCGATAACTTCCCGGGGGGTATGAAAAGGCTGCAAACATCTGTGCGCGATATGTTAACCGATCTGCAAGCCTACAGCCACCGTAAACTGCAATTTGAATTTACCGATCCGCTTAAAGGCCTATCGCAAGACGAACAGAAAAAAGCCTTTGAAGACCTGCAGGCGCAGGGCATAGAAGCGCAAAGCCTAAGCGTAAAAACGGATGATGGTGTATCGCAAAAGGTAATATTCCCTTTTGCCTTGGTTACATATGGCGAAAAAAGCATCCCCGTAAAACTGCTTGAATCGCAAAGCAACATGAATTTATCCCCAGATGCGGTGTTGAACAATTCTATCCAAAACCTGGAATATGCCTTTACATCAACTATTAAAAAGATTACCTCGGGTGGTAAGCAGCGTGTTGGCTTTACCGAGGGGCATAAAGAATTGACCGACCTGCAATTAAATGATGCCATGCGGTCATTAGCCGATGGTTATTTGGTAGGCCGCGTAGATCTGAACACCATACCACCGGATAGTTTAAATAAAATAAGCCTGCTGGTAGTGGCTAAACCATCCGCAGCATTTACTGAATTAGAAAAATTTAAAATAGACCAGTATATTATGCGTGGCGGCCGCGTGTTATGGGCCATTGACCAGGTAAATGCCGAATTGGACAGCCTGAAAGGACACGGAGGCGAACAATTGGCCTTTAATAAAGAGCTTAACCTGGACGACCAGTTATTTAGCTATGGCGTACGCATCAATTACGACCTGATAGCAGATATGAACTGCTCGCAAATACCGGTAACTACGGGTAACGCGGGCGGGCAGGCTCAAATACAAATGCTTCCCTGGTTGTTTAACCCGGTTTATCTGCCATTATCAAAACACCCAATTGTTAAAAATCTGGATGGTATAACCAGCCAGTTTGCCAGCAGTATCGATCTGTTGGACACTAAAAATGTGGAGAAAACCATCCTGCTTACATCATCGCCATACAATAAAAAAATAAGCACCCCGCATATGTTATCGCTGCAGGCATTGCAGGACGAGCCAAACCCCAAGGATTTTCAAAGCGCGCCAAAAATTACCGGGGTATTACTGGAGGGTAATTTCAGGTCTGATTTCAGGAATCGCCCGGTACCCGAGGGTTTAAGCGGTCAAACAACCATTATCCCCGAAAGTAAAGCCACTAAAATGATAGTACTGAGCGATGGCGATATCCTGAAAAATCAAATAGGGTCTGATGGTTCGCCATTCCCATTGGGGTACGACCGTTACACGCAGCAAAGCTATGGCAACAAAAACCTGCTGCTTAACATTGCCGATTACATGACCGATGATTCGGGGCTGATCTCGTTACGTTCTAAAGAGATACAAATTCGTTTGCTTAACCGCGCCCGCATACGTAACGAGAAGCTTTACTGGCAGCTGGTAAATAATATTGTACCCATTGCAATGGTGTTAATATTTGCTATTTTTCAACATTATATCCGTAAGCGAAAGTATGCTCATTAA
- a CDS encoding porin family protein, producing the protein MPFKIILPVSLVLFAACANAQTTVQKAFGVGLELGAPSNSIYTIGFGGSGKAEMPLSSSISLTFTAGYTSFYYKNTLIGSASKQTPGGFIPLKAGLKYFFSQGVYVEAEGGDVIETNYDKHNLFTYAVGPGFVIPAGKNAGIDLGFRYESWGRNRLKQTGIRAAYRFGW; encoded by the coding sequence ATGCCATTCAAAATAATACTCCCCGTATCACTGGTGTTGTTTGCGGCTTGCGCCAATGCCCAAACTACGGTCCAAAAAGCTTTTGGTGTGGGGCTTGAGCTTGGTGCGCCTTCAAATAGTATTTATACAATAGGTTTCGGCGGCTCGGGTAAGGCCGAGATGCCATTGAGCTCGTCTATCAGTTTAACATTTACAGCAGGATATACCAGCTTTTATTACAAAAATACGCTTATTGGCAGTGCATCAAAACAAACACCCGGTGGTTTTATACCGTTAAAAGCGGGATTGAAATATTTTTTCAGTCAAGGTGTTTATGTAGAGGCCGAGGGTGGCGATGTAATAGAGACCAATTACGACAAGCACAATTTATTTACTTATGCAGTAGGGCCCGGCTTTGTGATACCCGCCGGCAAGAACGCAGGCATCGACCTGGGCTTCCGTTATGAAAGCTGGGGTCGTAACCGTTTAAAACAAACCGGGATAAGAGCAGCTTACAGGTTTGGATGGTGA